The following proteins are encoded in a genomic region of Galbibacter sp. BG1:
- a CDS encoding ABC transporter ATP-binding protein yields MKQIATHTILETFKLEVGYLGKSGKTSIATNINFQLLPGELTAVVGANGIGKSTLLRTLANVQDRLSGEIKIKKKELKIYSSIQLAKEISVVLTEHIPAKNLSVTEVIALGRQPYTNWIGVLSEADKEKVNEVISLVGLESLKDKKCFELSDGQLQRVMIARALAQDTSIIILDEPTTHLDIYHKAYVLKLLKTIAQKTGKTILFSTHEIDLAIQLCDKMLILDRNTSAFNEPCNLISEGSFQNLFPKDLISFNAETGTFKINK; encoded by the coding sequence ATAAAACAAATAGCTACACATACAATCCTAGAAACATTCAAATTAGAAGTAGGCTATTTAGGCAAAAGCGGTAAAACTTCTATTGCCACAAACATTAATTTTCAATTGTTGCCAGGTGAGCTTACTGCTGTGGTTGGCGCCAACGGCATAGGTAAATCTACTTTACTGCGAACCTTAGCAAATGTTCAAGATAGATTATCGGGGGAGATTAAAATAAAAAAAAAGGAATTAAAAATTTATTCTTCCATTCAATTAGCCAAAGAAATTAGTGTGGTCCTTACGGAGCATATCCCTGCAAAAAATTTAAGTGTTACTGAAGTCATCGCCCTTGGAAGACAGCCTTATACCAATTGGATCGGTGTACTTTCTGAAGCTGACAAAGAAAAAGTAAATGAAGTAATTAGTCTTGTGGGCCTAGAATCCTTAAAAGATAAAAAGTGTTTTGAATTGAGCGACGGACAGCTGCAGCGGGTAATGATTGCCCGTGCCCTTGCGCAAGATACCTCCATTATTATTCTAGACGAGCCTACAACACATTTAGATATTTATCACAAGGCCTATGTTTTAAAATTATTGAAAACCATAGCACAAAAAACAGGAAAGACCATTCTGTTTTCTACACATGAAATAGACTTAGCCATTCAGCTGTGTGATAAAATGTTGATTTTAGATCGAAACACCTCCGCCTTTAACGAACCTTGTAACCTTATTTCAGAAGGGAGTTTTCAAAATCTTTTCCCAAAAGATCTTATTTCCTTCAACGCTGAAACGGGAACCTTTAAAATTAATAAATAA
- a CDS encoding ABC transporter substrate-binding protein: MKNIFLLLTLLLFWNCKESPKKSTQNPPEEFPVDIKKAVEIAYAKGFKIEHQGKITVVKVTAPWPNANRTYTYALIDKKDLKSITFDASLYDAIIPTPVATFVATSTTHIPAIESLEIADKLNGFPGTDYISSEAIRKNINEGKIKELGLNETINIEVLLNLEPEMVMGFTVEGENKTYDNIQSAQIPVVYNGDWVEQTPLGKAEWIKFFGVFFNKEQLADSLFNEIVSNYKEAKKIAQNAAENPTVLSGSMFKDIWYVPAGDSWMAHFLKDANANYLWENTEGTGSLSLNFESVLDTAKDAEYWIGAGHFTSFTELAESNGHYTKFEAFKNKKIYTYSLTKGETDGLLFYELAPSRPDIVLKDFIHILHPESLEDYEPIFFKPLNP, translated from the coding sequence ATGAAAAATATTTTCCTATTGCTAACCCTTTTGCTTTTTTGGAACTGTAAAGAGTCGCCAAAAAAAAGCACGCAAAATCCTCCTGAAGAATTTCCTGTAGATATTAAGAAAGCAGTCGAAATAGCATATGCCAAGGGTTTTAAAATCGAGCATCAAGGAAAAATCACCGTCGTAAAAGTTACCGCACCATGGCCCAATGCCAACCGCACCTACACCTATGCGCTCATTGATAAAAAAGATTTAAAATCCATAACTTTCGATGCCTCTCTATACGATGCCATTATTCCTACCCCTGTAGCAACTTTTGTGGCCACTTCTACCACCCATATTCCTGCTATCGAATCTTTGGAAATAGCAGATAAATTAAATGGGTTCCCAGGAACTGATTATATTTCTTCTGAAGCCATCCGTAAAAATATCAATGAGGGAAAAATAAAGGAATTAGGTCTTAACGAAACCATTAATATAGAAGTTCTGCTAAATTTGGAACCAGAAATGGTGATGGGTTTTACAGTTGAAGGCGAAAACAAAACCTACGATAACATACAAAGTGCTCAAATTCCTGTGGTTTATAACGGGGATTGGGTAGAACAGACACCACTTGGCAAAGCGGAATGGATAAAGTTTTTTGGAGTTTTTTTTAATAAGGAGCAATTGGCAGATAGCTTGTTCAATGAAATCGTATCCAATTATAAGGAAGCTAAAAAAATTGCCCAAAATGCAGCAGAAAACCCTACTGTTTTAAGCGGTTCTATGTTTAAGGATATTTGGTATGTACCAGCTGGCGATAGTTGGATGGCCCACTTTTTAAAAGATGCCAATGCCAATTACCTTTGGGAAAATACAGAGGGAACGGGCAGCCTTTCGCTTAATTTTGAAAGTGTGCTCGATACCGCAAAAGATGCAGAATATTGGATTGGTGCCGGGCATTTTACCAGTTTTACAGAACTGGCAGAAAGCAATGGACACTATACAAAGTTTGAAGCTTTTAAAAACAAAAAAATTTATACCTATAGCCTTACCAAAGGCGAAACCGATGGCTTACTTTTTTACGAATTGGCACCTTCCAGACCAGATATCGTTTTAAAGGATTTCATTCATATTTTACACCCAGAAAGTTTGGAAGATTATGAACCTATTTTCTTTAAACCTCTGAATCCTTGA
- a CDS encoding FecCD family ABC transporter permease has product MNSVKTYQLEYSVLFLLLILFFLINISLGSVRIPLQEIINTLIGNEPSKESWQYIVLNYRLPKAFTAIIVGGGLSLSGLLMQTLFRNPLAGPFVLGISSGASLGVAILVMGSSLFTGIFTNYLMSSFSIAVAATIGSFLVFLSIAIVANRVKDTMALLIIGLMFGSITTAVVSVLSYFTSKERLQQYIFWSFGSLGNLSWNQLSLLTFLFITGILITVAVLKPLNAFLLGENYAQSMGVALKKSRYLIIVAASILAGSITAFAGPIAFIGLAVPHLTRQLFKTQNHHVLVPATILFGAILMLLCDTIAQLPNTAYSLPINAITSIIGAPVVIWLLVRKRKMVF; this is encoded by the coding sequence TTGAATTCTGTTAAAACATACCAATTAGAATACTCGGTTCTCTTTTTGTTACTGATTCTTTTTTTCTTGATAAATATTAGTTTGGGGTCGGTACGAATCCCTCTACAAGAAATTATCAATACGTTGATAGGAAATGAACCCAGCAAAGAATCGTGGCAATATATTGTATTAAATTATAGGCTGCCAAAAGCTTTTACCGCAATAATAGTAGGAGGAGGTCTCTCGTTGAGTGGATTGTTAATGCAGACCCTTTTTAGAAACCCATTGGCAGGCCCTTTTGTTTTAGGGATAAGTTCTGGCGCCAGTTTGGGAGTAGCCATTTTGGTAATGGGTTCTTCACTGTTCACTGGTATTTTTACCAACTATTTAATGAGTAGCTTTTCAATAGCAGTAGCGGCTACCATTGGCAGTTTTTTGGTTTTTCTATCTATTGCAATCGTGGCCAACAGGGTAAAAGACACGATGGCATTGCTTATTATAGGTCTTATGTTTGGTAGTATTACTACTGCGGTGGTAAGTGTACTGTCTTATTTTACCAGTAAAGAAAGGCTTCAGCAATATATATTTTGGTCTTTTGGGAGTTTAGGCAATCTAAGTTGGAATCAACTATCGCTATTAACATTTTTATTTATAACAGGAATTTTAATAACCGTCGCTGTTTTAAAACCTTTAAACGCTTTTTTATTGGGAGAAAATTATGCGCAGAGTATGGGTGTTGCTTTAAAAAAATCTAGATATCTAATAATTGTTGCGGCCAGTATCTTAGCAGGAAGCATCACCGCTTTTGCTGGTCCCATCGCTTTTATCGGTTTGGCAGTTCCCCACCTTACCAGACAGCTTTTTAAAACTCAAAACCATCATGTACTCGTTCCTGCTACTATTTTATTTGGAGCCATTTTAATGCTCTTGTGCGACACCATTGCCCAACTACCAAATACGGCATATTCCCTTCCTATAAATGCCATTACTTCCATAATTGGGGCCCCGGTGGTAATTTGGTTACTTGTACGAAAGCGAAAAATGGTGTTTTAA